The region GAAAGTCACAGAGATTGCTTCCATTTTATATGGAGGCACTCTTCCCCTCTCCTATTGTTGCAAAGACGCCATGGACGTTAAGTCTCCTGCTTACCAGGTCCTCTTTGTCTCGGCCGGGGCCAGCCACTCAGTTGCTCTCCTCTGTAAATACCATTTTAACTTCATGTTGTCTGGTGTTTAGCATGGTTTCTGATTTGAGAGagattttgaatgaattttgCTGACGTATGGCAGCTGAGAACGTTGTTTGTTGCTGGGGAAGAAATGAAGATGGACAACTGGGACATGGAGATGCAGAAGATCGGCTAATTCCAACGCTGCTGCATGCTTTGGACAATGCAGGGATAGTTTCCATTGTCTGTGGTGCTGATCATACAACTGCTTATTCTGAGTCTAAATTGCAAGTTTATAGTTGGGGATGGTACACTGTTTTCTTTGTAATTTGCATGGTCAACACAGATAGTCATTATGTTACTTTTAATATCTGTAATAATTTGATGTGtgcttttattgtgcttacaggGGTGACTTCGGAAGGTTAGGTCATGGTAATTCCAGTGATGTGTTTACTCCGCAACCAATCAAAGCATTACAAGGCATCAAGATCAAACAAATTGCTTGTGGGGATAGCCATTGTTTGTCTGTTACTATGGATGGAGAGGTGCAAAGGTTTGAACTTTACAACTCTTCATGTATCCTGTACAAGTCTTTCCTCTTTTGTTCAAGATATGAGATCAAAGGGGTTAATATATTCTCTCAATGTGTTGATGGTGGTGTATTTTGTGATTAAGTAAAACTATCTATTTGGATTTCATAAATTCCACTAATTTGTATGTCTTGTAATGATCAATGTGAAGTTGGGGACGGAACCAAAATGGTCAACTGGGCCTCGGCACTACTGAAGATTCTCTTGTACCGCAAAAAATTCAATCCTTCCAGGTTTTTTTAAGGGTCTTTTTTGCTTCATATAAGTGTTATTCCTAAAAGCTTATAgctaatttattatgattatttccAGGGAATTCCTGTCAAAATGGTTGCTGCAGGTGCTGAACACACTGCTGCAGTTACAGAAGATGGTGAGCTCTATGGCTGGGGTTGGGGTCGGTATGGTAATTTAGGTTTAGGTGATCGGAATGACCGACTACTTCCAGAGAAGGTTTCTTCTATCGACGTATGTACACTTATCTTAATATGGCCTGCACAACCTTTTTGTCACTATATATGACTATAGGGTTCAATCTTAATTCCGTAAACCATGTACCAAATTTGCATATTATGGAAGGTTAGTTCTCATTGAATTGGTATAAAAATTCTAGCAAGAGAACAGATAAACATATGCAAGTAGTTTGATGGATCTAATTTTGTGTCTATAGAGGCTTCATTGCATGAACTATTTTTTGTTTAGGGGATTAGGATGGTAATTGTTGCTTGTGGATGGCGCCATACAATTACCGTCTCATCGTCTGGaagtttatacacatatgggtGGAGCAAATACGGCCAATTGGGACACGGGGACTTAGAGGATCACCTTGTTCCACATCAGGTGGAAGCTCTGAAACATAACTGCATATCACAGGTCCTGTTTCATGTCCAAAGCGAACTCTTTTTTGCAATTTATGGTCCTTTCATCTTATCTTCGTATGCATTTCTGTATCCATGAAAGATCTGTCATGGTCTATGAATGATTTCTGTTAGAttatatattttggtactagtagGCCCCATATGGGCTCatgggtcttacaccaaaaaatctCAAAACTTAGTGgttcaacccctatacctatatataaactcattacacttctatcacacaatcGACGtgggtactatatttccaacaattTCCATTGTGTTTTATTATTCATCATATGTTCTCATTTCAGATATCAGGTGGTTGGAGGCATACAATGGCGCTCACTTCTGATGGAAAGCTTTATGGTTGGGGATGGAATAAGGTTTTAATAATAGGCATATTTCTAATTTCAGTCACACAAACAAGTATTAGAGATGTAATTTGGCAGCTCACTAATTGTTCccatttgtttttgatttttatagttTGGCCAAGTTGGTGTTGGCGATGATGCTGATCACTGTTCTCCAGTACAAGTAAAATTTCCTGATGAACAGGTATGATCAACTTTCTTTTGTGATAACTACATAAGATGTCTGAATTGATGTGGTCCCTGATAAAAAAGATTTGCATTGAGATGGACTGTGCTTGATGATCTTCTTAATCTTTTATGTTTCTTTGCTTGTGGCACTATTTGTCAGAAAGTTGTTAATATCTCTTGTGGATGGAGGCATACTCTTGCCGTCAcggaaaggaaaaatatattctcTTGGGGGAGGGGGACCAGTGGGCAACTTGGCCATGCCGATACTCTTGACAGGTAATGTAGTCAGATATTATCTTCTATTTATGCATTTGTTtgcttaataataatatgttaactaaattttgtttcaaaaactGAAGGAATACACCGAAGATGATAGAGATTTTAAGTGCTGATGGATCTGCTTGTAAGCAGATTGAAACATCAAAAACAGAGGAAGTATCAGGTGGCAACTCTATCAATTATTTTCCTGACTAAACTCACAGAAAACTAAAAACGGCCTAATATTTTCACTCTGTTGGACAGGCAAAGCCTGGGTCTCGCCATCAGATCGGTATGCGATTGTTCCTGATGATAAGGTAATAGTTATTAGGAATAGAAAATATGAATCATGCTACATTTATGTGACATGAtgctgtaattttttttttttcaggtttcAAAAGGCGGTGATGCCAATGTACCCGGGAATGATGCCAAACGTATCAGAATCTAAAAGTTTGTCATAttccttctccatcttcttcttagATTAATATCAAATCAATAATATGAGTTTGTCGTATTCCTTTCTCGTCTCTTTGCACTGGTATCAAGtcaatatatacacatattttgTCCAATGCTGTTACCTATATCCAGTTGCACTTGTGAACTACATGAGTACATGTTTGTGCTATgagtgaataaaaataaaagatttttgtgTCTCATTGTTGTGACTTATGAAGCATTTCTATTGCAAGTTTAGTCAAAAACTAGATATTTGTGGGCCCTGACCATGGGTTGACCGATGCCTCTTCCGGAAGGAAGGTGGGGCCCACATCCCAAATTTGATGGTTTTGAGTAGAGGAAGGACCTTCAGCTCAGAAACTTTCACTGGTTGTGATCAAAAGAGAAAACTAGTGTGTTTGTTTATGATCCGAATCTCATCATCTTCTGTATGACATGCTTCCCCTGTTCTTCACCTCTCCTTTTCCTCTCCATTATTAGAATCTCTTCCCAGAAGAATTCATTCTTTAATTATCAAACTTGTTTATTGTGATCACTGTTTCCATTGATTGGTTGCTAAAAAAGAAGTGAGAACTTGGGCACTTGTGTTGTGATAGCCATTTTAAGTTATCTTTAGCTATTCGTTGTTTCTCGTTTGGATCAATATCAAATACATTTGCACTATTGAGATCTTTAGTCTTGTTCTGTTAATCTTTAGCCTTTTTTATGCTTCTCATAATTGTCTCTTCTAAGTCAATGTTTGATTAATTTGTTAGAGTTTAAGGTATGACTTGTTAGCATTTTGGTTTCCATCTTTCTTAAATAACAGAAAGTGATActtaaatgtttttttcatgcttATATCATCAAAACTAATGTTTCACTATACATCATCTATTATTCAGTTAAACTAACAGGATTAAACGTGTATGAAACTTTCTTTCCCCTTGTTAGAAGAAGAGACAATGGATGATGATATATTGATAATGTTGCTTTTATTTGATTGAGATTTCTTGATTAGTTCTCTATTAGTATTAGGACATGATTTAGTTCAATGGAGCTCAAGGAAAATGACAGCAATATTGACAAAGTCAATTAACTTTTTGGCCTTTGTGGCATCATGCCAGTCCTTGAGAAAAGCTCCATAAAATTTGGAGCTGCATACAGTAGTGCTCTTAATGCTTGtcttatatatatgcatgtatatatacacacacacacacacacacatgtctatgttttaaataatatatctatatatagggACCTACTCTTTAAggtgcaaaaaaaaaagaaagaacacaCCATTGGAAAGCCATAGTTTTGGAATGGCTATTGTTTGGTGGATGTCTTCTTTTAAGGAGGATCATCCATCTCTCCACCACAATTGCCTTCAATTTCCTCTCCCTCTCAAATATCAATAAAATGATTCTCAGAAATAATTACTAAATTGattcattttcttcaaatagtgagttaaataattttttactatgttcctttgttgataagcatgcatgcatgtatgtatgtatgtataggTGTTTTACTTGAATAGAGTTGTATAACTTGATTTGTAGTTGATCTCTTCGAACTATGTTGATGAGTGATTAGAAAGAAAGTATTATGTTGATGGGTTTACtataaagaattatttttatttagtggtAAAATTTACTATTCTACAtagttgggaaaaaaaatatatcttgtaGAAGATTTTGTAAAGGAATGATATCAAATCATATAAATCTCTATACTTTTTTGTAtgatatttcttttgatttttttttttttgtaatatcacTGTAATTTCTTGAAATATTGCTTAAGAAGatgtataattaaaataatatacacaaagagtatatataaaaaattcctCAACCGTCCAATTGGGAACACCTCTTTATTAGTTGGTAAATATCTCAACAAAGTCCACATTAATTTATCTAAAATCagcatcaaaaaagaaaaatataaatgtcaaTCAAACATCAAAGTTCAAATATTCCTCATCTTCAATGAAGTGATTAGGGTTCTTCCCAATTGCTTTTCCCTTCAGTCTTGGGGGAACTTAGAATAATACACACCCACCATATCATAATGTACAAGTGTATGATAATGATTCCCAATTTATTAATGATGGTAACCTaaagagagttttttttattccttctttTGTTTGAGAACTTGGTCATTCTTTGACCAACTattttaaattagattttttttttaataaatagacgACAAAcggtcttcatttttttttaaaaaaaaaacagagatatAAACATGCATAAAGTTAATGCCTCAATATATATGTGCTCTCAAAAATGAACACCTGACATAAAGAATTTGGTACTAATAGGTTAAGAGGTAGttggttaattaaaaatttaatcttctcttttatttagtTAAGCCTTGAGACATTTAAGTTATCAATAatgacataaataaaataaaataaggtaaataaaacaaaccaaaaaccagaataaagtaaaaataaaaaagaaaaagattataataattttttgactaaaatttcaaataaaaaaaaaattccaacaagCATTAAGCATCATATATAGTTAAGGCAATAGTTCACACTTCTCCATCTCTAATCACCTCCATATAATAATCACTAAATAAATTGCTCCAAATAAAGTGCAAATCAAAAGATGAGAATAAATaccaaaattattataacatataataataataataattttcaattattagagttggaagaaaaaaacacaagagaagGAACCAATTCCCTCAACATCAATGGACCAAATCATTCGCACGTGCGAGCACTTCCATAACTTTGTGACCACTTCCCACCAAAACCAACACTATATATAACCCTTAAAGCCCCCTTCAAACTCACTGCCAAACCAAAGGTTGCCTTACTTGCCTTCCTAGAAatagaaacacacacacacacactaactCTTCATTAATCTTATTTACTTGTACTCTGTTGTTTTCCCaacatttcttcttatttttataaaaataagctTAATTATTAGATATGGTTGAGAAGAGTGGAGCTAAGTACCAACAAAAAGTTGGTTTCCCTTCAATGGATGTCTCCTCATTAGAGCTTGGCCACACTGGAGGTTCTAAGTTCATGGATGATGATGGCCGTGCAAAGAGAActggtatatatattttttatatatatatataatttgatttatttcattggATTCATGTTTCATTGAAGCAAAGTTATGAATTTTAAGGTAATGTATGGACGGCGAGTGCGCATATTATCACGGCGGTGATCGGTTCCGGCGTGCTTTCGCTTGCTTGGGCTATCGGTCAGCTTGGTTGGATCGCCGGACCCATAGTTATGTTCTTGTTTGGCTTTGTCACCTACTACACTTCATCTCTTCTCTCTGACTGTTACCGGACCGGTGATCCTATCTCCGGCAAGCGGAATTATACTTATATGGACGCGGTTCATGCTTATTTAggtataactattttttttttttaattcttatcaaaatatataagcttGAGTTTCTTATCCTATTAACTTAGATTGTTAtctatattataataataggTGGATTTAAGGTGAAACTTTGCGGTTGGATTCAATATCTCAATATTTTTGGAGTTGCCATTGGGTACACTATTGCTGCTTCCATTAGTATGATGTAAGCTAATTACatctcctttgtttttattcttttcttttgtttggatGTATTTTGTCTGTATtatttacatgtatatgtatatatatatttgcatacaCAGGGCAATAGAGAGGTCTAATTGTTTTCATAAAAATGGTGACACAAGTCCCTGCCCTGCATCAAGCAACATGTACATGATAATCTTCGGCATAACAGAGATTCTCTTTTCTCAAATCCCCGACTTCGATCAGATTTGGTGGCTATCCATCGTCGCGGCGATCATGTCTTTCACTTACTCGACCATCGGTCTCGCTCTCGGCATCATCCAAGTCATAGGCAAGTTCAATTATTCACAATTCGCCTTGTTtccttcttctatttttcattctcattctcacCCTTTTACTAAAACCAGCCAATGGTGGAGTGAAAGGTAGTCTAACCGGTATCAGCATCGGCACAGTCACTGAAATGGAAAAAATTTGGCGAAGTCTCCAGGCTTTCGGCGACATCGCCTTCGCCTACTCCTACTCAATCATTCTCATCGAAATTCAAGACACCATAAAATCTCCGCCTCCTTCCGAAACCAAAGTAATGAAAAGGGCAACACTTATAAGTGTCGGAGTCACAACACTCTTCTACTTACTCTGTGGCTGCACTGGTTATGCTGCCTTCGGCGATCTCGCCCCCGGTAACCTCCTCACCGGCTTCGGCTTCTTCAATCCTTACTGGCTTTTGGACATTGCAAATGCCGCAATTGTCATCCATTTGGTTGGAGCATATCAAGTCTACTGCCAACCACTTTTTGCCTTTGTTGAAAAATGGGCAGTACAGACTTGGCCAGACTTAGAATTCATAACAAAAGAAATCTCAGTCTCTCTGCCCGGTTCTCGAACCTTTAATCTGAATCTTTTTAGATTGGTTTGGCGTACGATATTTGTCGTGATAACGACGATCATTTCTAtgcttcttcctttctttaatGACGTCGTCGGGTTTCTTGGAGCTCTCGGGTTTTGGCCTCTTACCGTATATTTTCCAATAGAGATGTACATTGTTCAGAAGAAGGTGGAGAAGTGGAGCACAAGATGGGTTTGTTTCCAGATGCTTAGCTTGGCTTGTCTGGTGATCACCATTGCCGCGGCGGCAGGGTCCATTGCCGGAGTTATCACTGATCTTCAAGTCTATAAACCATTCAAGACAACTTATTGAGAACATGCAATTGTTCTCAAACTCAattgatgcttttttttttctttttttttaaaaaattttattacttgttgTTGATTGTGTGCATGTTGTTGCAGtaatagttgttgttgttgttgttatgtttatgaattaattatgaatataaaGATGGAAGTTTGTTTGTGATGAGATGTATAAATTGGAGATGCAAGTAAAAGATAACtaagtaattaaattaaattaatgtgagatatgtttatatttatagtaataattaaaatataaattgaaaaaaacagGGGATGAATTCTCCTCCTCAATAGCAGCATCTATCAGATCAGACTCATCAGAGGATGGTTTTGGTGCTGGGGCTGAGGATTTTTGACTTTTTCATGGAGTGGAGATACGTTGGGTTTTAGctgtcatatttattttatttatttatttttgttttattagatTAAGATGATTTGGTTATCAATGGACATCCGGTTATCCGGTCATGATAGAGATTTGAACCATTTAAatgatttcatatatatatatatatatatatatagaggttcATTTTTACAGCTTTGAGTATCTCACTCTATTTTATGGGtccacaattaaaaaaaagttatgtttaGTTCTCTCCATCATCTACCTTAATGGCACTGTTTTCTTTGTCTTCAttgatttagtttattttttgttatatttccaCGTCTAATAATTAtgtcttgcttttattttttgcttcGTTTGTGTTGTTATCCATATATACTTTCTTCTAATTCTtacatgtaatttatttatcttttcaatatatatattagcatttCAACTTTTGATTATATTGGTTGAGtttattaacattttattaaaaaattataattattcgATCTAGCTATTTCCTtcatatgaaaacataaaaccatgagattaaataaaattgatttaaaaataaaaatatagaacttATAAAGATGTTCatgcttatttaaaaaaataataatagaattatACATAAGGTTTGTGATTATGAAAACATTTATATTTTCGGAATTTTTACTGGCGTCAATATATCTTAAATTTCATTTCTATTTCAGtcattaaatatcatttttgtcaaaaaaatattattattatttttttcttaatacttaaaAATCTTTATACCAAATTTGGCCAAATAAATGAACATACCCTGTGACTTACAAccacttaattaatcaattaatccctctctctctctctctctctctcacacacacacacacacacacacacacacacatatatatatatatatatatatatatattgttaggcAACACATGCAAATAATACGATTGAGACAAGACTCGGAGTCCCACAGCAGGAAGCTACAAAGGACATTCAGAAAATCAAGCGCTCCTTAAGTTTCCTGAGCTCCTGATCCACTGACTTCACCGGTGATATGGCACCCAGTTCAAGTCAGGAGTAATCCGCCTCTTTCGATACTGAGTAGGCTTGTGTCTCCAGATGGTTGATTTCGCTAGCTCtagtttctctctcttttttctgtgtgtgtgttttttttcctcttctcatCTCTTGTGAGGATTACAGTTTTCTACTTTATTAGTTTTACTTGTCACATCTGTTTTTTGAACTTTGTAATACTctgtttctcttttttattaataaattagtggtttatccacctaattcaaaaaaacataatacaatattaaatttatatataataataaacttatatgttttaaattaatcaGATTTatgagcaaataaaaaaaaacttagattcCAAATTAATATCAAAACACTGATCATCTGCAAAGCAAATTGAGTGGTTTATAAATTTGatgaacaatagaaaataaaaataaaaataaaaataaataaataaataaataaataaaaaggcaaGATTTGTCCAAAAAAGAGATTATTATTCCATTTGAAGTCCAAGTTAAATAGTCTTAATTTCAGTGTAAAGCAATCGACATGAAAATTCCTTTCTTATCTTGGGAATAATACGGAAAATAATGCTCATGATCTTCATCTTAATTAAAATCTttgttctttgttctttttccttttttttttttagtttgaataGTGAAAACAACTTTAGTGAATATGCTTGTCTGtttttaacatataaatttCAATCCAACGTTTAACACTATTTTATAAACAGTGATactgtatttataaatagtaatacaTTAAAAAGTGGGATGTACAATAATTTAATCTAAACCGTTCAATTAATTTGTGAACAgtatctgaaccaatctcaaccATACTATTTCTACTAGGCCA is a window of Dioscorea cayenensis subsp. rotundata cultivar TDr96_F1 chromosome 5, TDr96_F1_v2_PseudoChromosome.rev07_lg8_w22 25.fasta, whole genome shotgun sequence DNA encoding:
- the LOC120262413 gene encoding amino acid permease 3-like; this translates as MVEKSGAKYQQKVGFPSMDVSSLELGHTGGSKFMDDDGRAKRTGNVWTASAHIITAVIGSGVLSLAWAIGQLGWIAGPIVMFLFGFVTYYTSSLLSDCYRTGDPISGKRNYTYMDAVHAYLGGFKVKLCGWIQYLNIFGVAIGYTIAASISMMAIERSNCFHKNGDTSPCPASSNMYMIIFGITEILFSQIPDFDQIWWLSIVAAIMSFTYSTIGLALGIIQVIANGGVKGSLTGISIGTVTEMEKIWRSLQAFGDIAFAYSYSIILIEIQDTIKSPPPSETKVMKRATLISVGVTTLFYLLCGCTGYAAFGDLAPGNLLTGFGFFNPYWLLDIANAAIVIHLVGAYQVYCQPLFAFVEKWAVQTWPDLEFITKEISVSLPGSRTFNLNLFRLVWRTIFVVITTIISMLLPFFNDVVGFLGALGFWPLTVYFPIEMYIVQKKVEKWSTRWVCFQMLSLACLVITIAAAAGSIAGVITDLQVYKPFKTTY
- the LOC120260900 gene encoding ultraviolet-B receptor UVR8-like, which translates into the protein MDVKSPAYQVLFVSAGASHSVALLSENVVCCWGRNEDGQLGHGDAEDRLIPTLLHALDNAGIVSIVCGADHTTAYSESKLQVYSWGWGDFGRLGHGNSSDVFTPQPIKALQGIKIKQIACGDSHCLSVTMDGEVQSWGRNQNGQLGLGTTEDSLVPQKIQSFQGIPVKMVAAGAEHTAAVTEDGELYGWGWGRYGNLGLGDRNDRLLPEKVSSIDGIRMVIVACGWRHTITVSSSGSLYTYGWSKYGQLGHGDLEDHLVPHQVEALKHNCISQISGGWRHTMALTSDGKLYGWGWNKFGQVGVGDDADHCSPVQVKFPDEQKVVNISCGWRHTLAVTERKNIFSWGRGTSGQLGHADTLDRNTPKMIEILSADGSACKQIETSKTEEVSGKAWVSPSDRYAIVPDDKVSKGGDANVPGNDAKRIRI